From Helicobacter sp. MIT 05-5293, one genomic window encodes:
- the rfaD gene encoding ADP-glyceromanno-heptose 6-epimerase, with protein sequence MKYIYDDLAGKKILITGGAGFIGSNLAFYFQKHHPLAKVYVFDKFRSDERFPNGHFKSLGHFQNLIGFKGEIIIGDINNPQDLALLENREFDYIFHQAAISDTTVLDQELIMKTNHIAFLKLLKIAQKHNALMVYASSAGTYGNSPAPNVVGAGEVPENAYGFSKLCMDESVRKILAEDPQRRIIGLRYFNVYGHNEFHKGQTASMILQLGLQAIKNKKVRLFKHGEQKRDFVYIKDVIQANVKAIEAPVSGIYNIGSGNARSFNDIVSCLKAHLGEFEVEYFDNPYSFFQNHTEADISLNEEYLSYIPRFTLEDGIKQYIDEIKAIAEKY encoded by the coding sequence ATGAAATACATCTATGATGATCTTGCTGGCAAAAAGATTCTCATTACAGGAGGAGCGGGATTTATCGGGAGTAATCTTGCCTTTTATTTTCAAAAACATCACCCTTTGGCAAAAGTTTATGTCTTTGATAAGTTTCGCAGTGATGAGCGTTTCCCCAATGGTCATTTTAAATCTTTGGGGCATTTTCAGAATCTGATTGGTTTCAAAGGTGAGATTATCATAGGTGATATTAACAATCCTCAAGATTTAGCCTTGCTTGAGAATCGAGAGTTTGATTATATCTTTCATCAAGCGGCGATTTCTGATACGACCGTGCTTGACCAAGAGCTTATAATGAAAACCAACCATATAGCCTTTTTGAAACTTTTAAAAATTGCTCAAAAACATAATGCTTTAATGGTATATGCCTCATCAGCAGGGACTTATGGGAATTCACCCGCGCCAAATGTCGTAGGAGCTGGAGAAGTGCCTGAAAATGCGTATGGATTCTCAAAGCTTTGTATGGACGAAAGTGTGAGGAAGATTCTCGCAGAAGATCCTCAAAGACGCATTATTGGATTAAGATATTTTAATGTCTATGGGCATAATGAATTTCACAAAGGGCAAACTGCCTCAATGATTTTGCAGCTTGGTTTGCAGGCGATCAAAAATAAAAAAGTGCGATTGTTTAAGCATGGTGAGCAAAAAAGGGATTTTGTGTATATCAAAGATGTGATTCAAGCTAATGTCAAAGCAATCGAAGCTCCTGTGAGCGGTATTTATAATATTGGTAGTGGGAATGCGCGTAGTTTTAATGACATTGTTAGCTGTTTGAAAGCACATTTGGGTGAATTTGAAGTAGAATATTTTGATAATCCTTATTCATTTTTCCAAAATCACACTGAAGCGGATATTTCATTAAACGAAGAATATCTTTCTTATATCCCGAGATTCACCTTAGAAGACGGGATCAAACAATATATTGATGAAATCAAAGCCATTGCTGAAAAATACTAA
- the gmhA gene encoding D-sedoheptulose 7-phosphate isomerase: MYQSFIESEISAHLAVAQKMSNLSPLIVQSADLIIESLQNGGKILICGNGGSAADAQHFAAELTGRYKRERKGLAGIALSVDTSALTAIGNDYGFDEVFSRQVQSLAKPNDVFFGISTSGNSNNVLKAAQMAKDLQCRVIGLSGRDGGKLNTLCDVNLIMPDNDTPRIQEMHILVIHILCDLIEDKCGVV; this comes from the coding sequence ATGTATCAATCTTTTATAGAATCTGAAATTAGTGCGCATCTTGCTGTCGCACAAAAAATGTCGAATTTATCTCCGCTTATTGTCCAAAGTGCAGATTTGATTATTGAATCACTTCAAAATGGAGGTAAGATTCTCATTTGTGGTAATGGTGGAAGTGCTGCAGACGCACAGCATTTTGCTGCAGAGCTCACGGGACGCTACAAGAGGGAAAGAAAAGGGCTTGCCGGTATTGCTTTGAGTGTCGATACTTCCGCACTTACAGCCATAGGTAATGATTATGGTTTTGATGAGGTATTTTCGCGTCAAGTCCAATCCCTTGCTAAACCTAATGATGTGTTTTTTGGAATCTCTACAAGTGGTAATTCAAATAATGTGCTTAAAGCTGCTCAAATGGCTAAAGATTTGCAATGTCGAGTGATTGGCTTGAGTGGTCGTGATGGTGGAAAATTGAACACTTTATGCGATGTGAATCTGATTATGCCTGATAATGACACGCCTAGAATCCAAGAAATGCACATTCTTGTGATACATATTTTATGTGATTTGATTGAAGACAAATGCGGGGTTGTCTGA
- a CDS encoding sulfite exporter TauE/SafE family protein gives MQHIELMGVFSIAFFASLGHCVGMCGGIVLAYSSLHFPSHTHFLRKIFYHLIYNFGRISTYVILGSIVGGLGKVVFFDVLPKHFALLGMGILIVICGLGILFFPRILRVVEVSFSPQSSFFAFFGKLLKNKNPSSLYVLGLCNGLLPCGIVYYFLLTASVAGNALNGAIVMFVFGVATLPSLLLLGLFTSSLQSKRALFLIFSGVGMLLLGGYEIYKAIRMWHLS, from the coding sequence ATGCAGCATATTGAGCTAATGGGTGTTTTTAGTATTGCCTTTTTTGCTTCTTTGGGACATTGTGTCGGAATGTGTGGCGGAATCGTCCTTGCCTATTCTTCTTTACATTTTCCCTCACATACGCATTTTTTGCGCAAAATCTTTTATCATTTGATTTATAATTTCGGACGCATCAGCACTTATGTGATTCTAGGTAGTATTGTCGGAGGATTAGGCAAAGTCGTGTTTTTTGATGTTTTGCCGAAGCATTTTGCCTTATTGGGTATGGGTATTTTAATCGTGATATGTGGTTTGGGGATTTTATTTTTTCCTAGAATCTTGCGTGTGGTTGAGGTGAGTTTCTCCCCGCAGTCGTCTTTTTTTGCTTTTTTTGGTAAGCTTTTAAAGAATAAGAATCCCAGCAGTTTGTATGTGTTGGGGCTGTGTAATGGATTATTGCCTTGTGGGATTGTGTATTATTTTTTGCTTACTGCATCTGTTGCGGGAAATGCTTTGAATGGTGCGATTGTGATGTTTGTTTTTGGCGTAGCGACTTTGCCAAGTTTATTACTCTTAGGGCTTTTTACTTCAAGTTTGCAAAGCAAAAGGGCTCTTTTCCTTATATTTAGCGGCGTGGGAATGTTGCTTTTAGGAGGATATGAAATCTATAAGGCAATCCGTATGTGGCATTTATCATAA
- the rfaE1 gene encoding D-glycero-beta-D-manno-heptose-7-phosphate kinase, producing the protein MFNLESKTPKILVIGDLMIDHYVWGQCERISPEAPVQVVDVKSESNRLGGACNVVSNLAALNAQVFVCGVIGSDDAGLWLGDKLESMGVDISYLFVDTARPTTKKTRIIISNQQVLRVDRESKMPVDSEIIDDIKQRLQAAINEVDCVIISDYGKGLLSVDLTQYIIKHAKSCSKIILCDPKGKDYSKYKGATLLTPNKKEAQEATGIDIVDEHTLIEAGMAIKMQCELEISLITLSEDGIGLFENHTMRQIPTVAKEVFDVTGAGDTVIAALGFALSGGCDILQACEFANVAAAVVVGKVGSASATHSEILQYHTQYFSCNESKFVSQEMLLHILQGLKQSKVVFTNGCFDILHRGHLTYLAKARSLGDVLIVGINSDDSVMRLKGENRPINSLEDRAYMLCGLECVDYVVSFSSDTPLELIKAIKPDVLVKGGDYHNKVVVGSEFAKEVVLIDFVEGKSTTKIIHKIQQRGE; encoded by the coding sequence ATGTTTAATCTTGAATCAAAAACCCCCAAAATCCTTGTGATTGGTGATTTGATGATTGATCACTATGTATGGGGACAATGTGAGCGTATTTCTCCAGAAGCTCCTGTGCAGGTCGTAGATGTGAAAAGTGAAAGTAATCGTTTAGGCGGTGCTTGTAATGTCGTGAGTAATCTTGCAGCACTCAATGCACAAGTGTTTGTTTGTGGAGTGATTGGGAGTGATGATGCAGGATTATGGCTTGGTGATAAGCTTGAATCCATGGGTGTGGATATTTCTTATCTTTTTGTAGATACTGCACGTCCAACGACTAAAAAAACGCGTATTATTATTTCTAATCAACAAGTTTTGCGTGTCGATCGCGAGAGCAAGATGCCCGTTGATTCTGAAATCATTGATGATATTAAGCAACGACTTCAAGCGGCGATCAATGAAGTGGATTGTGTGATTATTTCAGATTATGGAAAAGGGCTTTTGAGTGTGGATCTCACGCAATACATCATTAAGCACGCAAAAAGTTGTTCTAAAATTATTTTGTGTGATCCTAAGGGCAAGGATTATTCGAAATACAAAGGTGCGACACTACTTACACCTAATAAAAAAGAGGCGCAAGAAGCCACAGGGATTGATATTGTTGATGAGCATACATTGATTGAAGCGGGTATGGCAATCAAAATGCAATGTGAACTTGAAATTTCCTTAATCACATTGAGTGAAGATGGGATTGGCTTGTTTGAGAATCATACGATGCGACAGATTCCCACGGTCGCAAAGGAAGTCTTTGATGTAACAGGTGCGGGAGATACGGTGATTGCTGCGCTTGGATTTGCGCTTAGCGGAGGGTGTGATATTTTACAAGCTTGTGAATTTGCAAATGTCGCTGCTGCTGTCGTTGTAGGTAAAGTGGGGAGTGCTAGTGCTACACATAGTGAGATTTTGCAATATCATACGCAATATTTTTCTTGTAATGAATCTAAATTTGTTTCTCAAGAAATGCTTCTTCATATTCTTCAGGGATTAAAGCAAAGCAAGGTGGTTTTTACAAATGGTTGCTTTGATATTTTGCATCGCGGACATCTTACTTATCTTGCCAAAGCACGAAGTCTTGGTGATGTTTTGATTGTCGGGATTAATAGTGATGATTCAGTAATGCGTCTAAAGGGTGAGAATCGCCCGATTAATTCTTTAGAAGATCGTGCTTATATGCTATGTGGGTTAGAATGTGTGGATTATGTCGTGAGTTTTTCATCAGATACGCCTTTGGAGCTGATTAAGGCAATCAAGCCAGATGTATTAGTCAAGGGCGGAGATTATCATAATAAGGTCGTAGTAGGAAGTGAATTTGCAAAAGAGGTTGTTTTGATTGATTTTGTAGAGGGAAAATCTACAACTAAAATCATTCATAAAATCCAACAAAGGGGCGAATAA
- a CDS encoding HAD family hydrolase — MAFIINDRFDKGGKMRQCAFFDRDGVINHDTGYVYQIKDFVFCDGVFEILNTLHQQQYLLIVLTNQSGIARGYYTESDLAILHNFMQEELTKHLGFAFDAIYHCPHLPTEDCQCRKPKIGMITQALQKFDIDLQHSFFVGDRVSDMECAQNAGIYGKFFLGKEQEEIKNIQNVQKITSLHQLNSIIKENVTRSN, encoded by the coding sequence GTGGCATTTATCATAAATGACAGATTTGACAAAGGAGGCAAGATGCGTCAATGTGCGTTTTTTGATCGTGATGGTGTGATCAATCACGATACGGGCTATGTGTATCAAATTAAGGATTTTGTTTTTTGCGATGGAGTTTTTGAGATTCTTAATACCTTGCACCAACAGCAGTATTTGTTGATTGTGCTAACCAACCAATCAGGCATAGCACGAGGCTATTATACAGAATCTGATTTGGCAATTCTCCATAACTTTATGCAAGAAGAGCTCACAAAACACTTAGGATTTGCTTTTGATGCGATTTATCATTGTCCGCATCTTCCCACAGAGGATTGCCAGTGTCGTAAGCCTAAAATCGGAATGATCACACAAGCTTTGCAAAAGTTTGATATTGATTTGCAGCATTCGTTTTTTGTCGGCGATAGGGTCAGCGATATGGAATGCGCACAAAATGCGGGAATTTATGGAAAATTTTTCTTAGGTAAGGAACAAGAAGAGATAAAAAACATTCAAAATGTCCAAAAGATTACTTCTTTACATCAATTGAATAGTATAATAAAAGAAAATGTTACAAGGAGCAATTGA